A single genomic interval of Alcaligenes sp. SDU_A2 harbors:
- a CDS encoding NuoB/complex I 20 kDa subunit family protein encodes MAIDGILKEGFVTTSADKFLNWAKTGSMWPMTFGLACCAVEMMHAGAARYDLDQFGIIFRPSPRQSDLMIVAGTLCNKMAPALRKVYDQMAEPRWVVSMGSCANGGGYYHYSYSVVRGCDRIVPVDVYVPGCPPTAEALVYGLLQMQNKIRLTNTIAR; translated from the coding sequence ATGGCTATCGACGGCATTCTTAAAGAAGGTTTTGTGACGACCAGCGCAGACAAGTTTCTGAACTGGGCAAAGACAGGGTCTATGTGGCCCATGACATTCGGCCTGGCCTGTTGTGCGGTGGAGATGATGCACGCAGGCGCGGCGCGTTACGACCTGGACCAGTTCGGCATTATTTTCCGACCCAGTCCCCGTCAGTCCGATCTGATGATCGTGGCCGGCACCTTGTGCAACAAAATGGCACCCGCCTTGCGTAAGGTGTACGACCAGATGGCCGAGCCGCGCTGGGTGGTGTCCATGGGGTCCTGTGCGAACGGTGGCGGCTATTACCACTACTCCTATTCCGTCGTGCGCGGCTGCGATCGCATCGTGCCGGTCGACGTCTATGTTCCGGGCTGTCCGCCCACGGCCGAGGCTCTGGTCTATGGCCTGCTGCAAATGCAGAACAAGATCCGCCTGACCAACACCATTGCGCGTTGA
- a CDS encoding NADH-quinone oxidoreductase subunit C — MTMTRLETLKTNLFAVLGEQAALTEALGELTLEVPADAWVDTCTLLRDHADLRFETCIDLCGIDYSAWKAPTHQPVAGQFPHRFAVVLHLTSLTHNWRLRVRCFVPNDDFPAIPTLFEVWPSVNWFEREAFDLYGIIFENHPDLRRILTDYGFIGHPFRKDFPISGYVEMRYDTEQKRVIYQPVTIEPREITPRVVREDDYGVGR, encoded by the coding sequence ATGACTATGACACGGCTAGAAACACTGAAGACCAATCTGTTCGCCGTCCTGGGCGAACAGGCCGCGCTGACCGAGGCGCTGGGCGAATTGACCCTGGAAGTGCCGGCGGATGCCTGGGTGGATACCTGCACGCTGCTGCGCGATCACGCAGATTTGCGTTTTGAAACCTGTATAGACTTGTGCGGCATCGATTATTCGGCCTGGAAAGCGCCGACTCACCAACCTGTGGCGGGACAGTTCCCTCATCGTTTTGCCGTGGTGCTGCACCTGACCTCGCTGACTCATAACTGGCGCCTGCGCGTGCGCTGCTTTGTGCCCAACGACGATTTTCCGGCCATACCGACCTTGTTCGAGGTCTGGCCATCGGTCAACTGGTTCGAGCGCGAGGCGTTCGATCTGTATGGGATCATCTTCGAGAATCACCCCGACCTGCGTCGTATCCTGACCGACTACGGCTTCATCGGCCATCCTTTCCGCAAAGACTTCCCGATCTCCGGCTATGTCGAAATGCGCTACGACACCGAGCAAAAGCGCGTCATTTATCAGCCCGTCACTATCGAGCCGCGTGAAATCACACCGCGCGTGGTGCGCGAGGACGACTACGGAGTAGGGCGTTAA
- a CDS encoding NADH-quinone oxidoreductase subunit D codes for MAEIQNYTLNFGPQHPAAHGVLRLVLELDGEVIQRADPHIGLLHRATEKLAEHRTYLQALPYMDRLDYVSMMVNEHAYCMAIEKMVGVQVPLRAQYIRVMFDEITRILNHLMSVGSHALDVGAMAVFLYAFREREDLMDCYEAVSGARLHAAYYRPGGVYRDLPDTMSLYKGNKYRSEKELKSMNEARSGSLLDFIEDFTNRFPACVDEYETLLTDNRIWKQRLVGVGVVDPERAKALGFTGPMLRGSGVEWDLRRVQPYEVYDRMDFDIPVGCNGDSYDRYLVRIAEMRESNRIIRQCVQWLRNNPGPVITDNHKVAPPSRERMKTGMEDLIHHFKLFSEGMHVPTSEAYAGVEHPKGEFGIYLVSDGGNKPYRLKIRAPGFVHLQALDEMSRGHMIADAVTIIGTQDIVFGEIDR; via the coding sequence ATGGCAGAAATTCAAAACTACACCCTGAACTTTGGCCCTCAGCACCCGGCCGCGCACGGCGTGTTGCGACTGGTTCTGGAGCTGGACGGCGAAGTCATCCAGCGTGCCGACCCACACATTGGCCTGTTGCACCGCGCTACGGAAAAACTGGCTGAGCACCGCACCTATCTGCAGGCCTTGCCCTATATGGACCGTCTGGATTACGTGTCCATGATGGTGAACGAGCACGCCTACTGTATGGCCATCGAAAAGATGGTGGGCGTGCAGGTGCCGCTGCGCGCCCAGTACATCCGCGTGATGTTCGACGAGATCACCCGCATCCTCAATCACCTGATGTCAGTGGGTTCGCATGCCCTGGACGTGGGCGCTATGGCGGTGTTTTTGTATGCGTTCCGCGAACGTGAAGACCTGATGGACTGCTACGAGGCTGTTTCGGGTGCGCGTCTGCATGCGGCCTATTACCGGCCTGGCGGCGTGTATCGCGATCTGCCCGACACCATGTCCTTGTACAAGGGCAACAAGTACCGCTCCGAAAAAGAGCTGAAGTCCATGAACGAAGCCCGGTCGGGTTCTTTGCTGGATTTCATCGAGGACTTCACCAACCGCTTTCCGGCTTGTGTGGACGAATACGAAACCTTGCTGACCGATAACCGCATCTGGAAGCAACGTCTGGTGGGCGTGGGTGTCGTGGACCCCGAACGTGCCAAGGCATTGGGCTTTACTGGCCCCATGCTGCGCGGTTCCGGAGTGGAATGGGATCTGCGCCGGGTGCAGCCTTACGAAGTCTATGACCGTATGGATTTCGATATCCCCGTTGGCTGTAACGGCGACTCCTACGATCGTTATCTGGTGCGTATCGCCGAAATGCGCGAAAGCAATCGCATCATTCGCCAGTGTGTGCAGTGGTTGCGCAATAACCCCGGTCCTGTCATTACCGACAACCATAAGGTCGCCCCGCCATCGCGCGAACGCATGAAAACCGGCATGGAAGACCTGATCCACCACTTCAAGCTGTTCTCCGAAGGCATGCACGTGCCGACCAGCGAAGCCTATGCGGGCGTGGAGCATCCTAAGGGCGAGTTCGGTATTTACCTGGTGTCCGACGGCGGCAATAAACCGTACCGGCTCAAGATCCGCGCTCCTGGCTTTGTTCACTTGCAGGCTCTGGACGAAATGAGCCGCGGTCACATGATCGCCGACGCCGTCACCATCATCGGGACGCAGGATATTGTGTTTGGCGAGATCGACCGCTAG
- the nuoE gene encoding NADH-quinone oxidoreductase subunit NuoE: protein MLLSEKAYQQIDRELSKFPADQRRSAIMASLAIAQQEQGWVSPEIIADVAAYIGVEAIAVQEVATFYNMFHTKPVGRVTISVCTNLPCALRDGVKAGEYLKEKLGIDYGETTADGQFSLIMGECMGSCGDSPVMLLNNQHMCVRMEAERIDAMLEELKKHGESA, encoded by the coding sequence ATGTTGCTTTCCGAAAAAGCCTACCAACAGATAGATCGGGAACTGAGCAAGTTTCCAGCCGACCAGCGCCGTTCCGCCATCATGGCATCTCTGGCCATTGCCCAGCAGGAGCAGGGCTGGGTTTCGCCCGAGATCATCGCCGATGTGGCGGCCTATATCGGCGTGGAAGCCATTGCGGTGCAGGAGGTTGCTACCTTCTACAATATGTTCCACACCAAACCTGTGGGCCGCGTGACCATCTCGGTCTGCACCAACTTGCCCTGTGCGCTGCGCGATGGCGTCAAGGCAGGCGAATACCTTAAAGAAAAACTGGGCATCGATTACGGCGAGACCACCGCGGATGGCCAGTTCTCCCTGATCATGGGGGAATGCATGGGTTCGTGCGGCGATTCGCCCGTCATGCTGCTGAATAATCAGCATATGTGTGTGCGCATGGAAGCCGAACGCATTGACGCCATGCTCGAAGAATTGAAGAAACACGGAGAGTCGGCATGA
- the nuoF gene encoding NADH-quinone oxidoreductase subunit NuoF — MSAPDILRKLAQGLEPNPGADLSRSMIFHDRHIEPQILAGLNGDNWGLEDYVKRGGYEALRKVLTSGMKPEDVIAEVKTSALRGRGGAGFPTGLKWSFMPRAIPGQKYLVCNSDEGEPGTFKDRDILRFNPHIVIEGMAIAAYAMGISVGYNYIHGEVFEIYQRFEEALEQARAAGFLGDNILGSGFNFQLHAFHGYGAYICGEETALLESLEGKKGQPRFKPPFPASFGLYGKPTTINNTETFAAVPWIIRNSGQQYLEVGIPNAGGTKIFSITGDVERPGNYEVPLGTPFATLLELAGGMRHGRKLKAVIPGGSSSPVLPADIMMATNLDYDSIAKAGSMLGSGAVIVMDETRCMVKSLLRLSYFYYHESCGQCTPCREGTGWLWRMVHRIENGQGRQEDLDMLDEIAHNIMGRTICALGDAAAMPVRSFVKHFRDEFAHHIEHKGCVVPQYL; from the coding sequence ATGAGTGCACCGGACATTCTGCGCAAGCTCGCCCAGGGGCTGGAGCCCAATCCCGGGGCCGACCTGTCGCGCAGCATGATTTTTCATGATCGCCACATCGAGCCCCAGATTCTGGCAGGCCTGAATGGCGACAATTGGGGTCTGGAAGACTACGTCAAGCGCGGCGGCTACGAAGCATTGCGCAAGGTCTTGACCAGCGGCATGAAGCCCGAGGACGTTATTGCCGAAGTCAAGACCTCGGCCTTGCGTGGCCGTGGCGGCGCGGGCTTTCCCACCGGCCTGAAGTGGAGCTTCATGCCGCGCGCCATCCCTGGCCAGAAGTACCTGGTCTGCAATTCGGACGAAGGCGAGCCAGGGACGTTCAAAGATCGCGATATTCTGCGCTTCAATCCGCACATCGTCATCGAAGGCATGGCGATTGCCGCCTATGCCATGGGCATCAGCGTGGGATACAACTATATCCACGGCGAAGTCTTTGAAATCTATCAACGCTTCGAAGAAGCGCTGGAGCAGGCCCGTGCCGCCGGATTCCTGGGTGACAACATCCTGGGATCGGGCTTTAACTTCCAGTTGCATGCCTTTCATGGCTATGGTGCTTACATCTGCGGCGAAGAAACCGCGCTGCTCGAGTCGCTGGAAGGCAAAAAAGGCCAGCCACGCTTCAAGCCACCGTTTCCTGCCAGCTTTGGTCTGTACGGCAAGCCGACCACCATCAACAATACCGAAACCTTCGCGGCCGTACCCTGGATTATCCGTAACAGCGGCCAGCAGTACCTGGAAGTCGGTATTCCCAATGCCGGTGGCACCAAGATTTTCTCCATCACCGGCGACGTCGAGCGTCCCGGCAACTACGAAGTTCCTTTGGGCACCCCGTTTGCCACCCTGCTGGAGTTGGCGGGCGGCATGCGTCATGGCCGCAAGCTAAAAGCAGTCATCCCCGGTGGTTCCAGCTCTCCGGTGTTGCCGGCCGACATCATGATGGCTACCAACCTGGATTACGACTCCATCGCCAAAGCCGGTTCTATGTTGGGCTCGGGCGCGGTCATCGTCATGGACGAGACACGCTGCATGGTCAAGTCGCTGCTGCGCCTGTCGTATTTCTACTATCACGAAAGCTGCGGGCAGTGCACACCGTGCCGTGAAGGCACGGGCTGGCTGTGGCGCATGGTGCATCGTATCGAGAACGGCCAGGGCCGCCAGGAAGATCTGGACATGCTCGATGAGATCGCACACAACATCATGGGCCGCACGATTTGCGCTCTGGGTGATGCCGCCGCTATGCCGGTGCGCAGTTTCGTTAAGCATTTCCGCGACGAGTTCGCACACCACATCGAGCACAAAGGCTGTGTGGTGCCTCAATATCTGTAG
- the nuoG gene encoding NADH-quinone oxidoreductase subunit NuoG, whose protein sequence is MVELTIDGIKVDAPEGSMVIQAAHDAGVYVPHFCYHKKLSIAANCRMCLVDVEKAPKPLPACATPVTNGMVVRTRSEKAIAAQKSVMEFLLINHPLDCPVCDQGGECQLQDLAVGYGGSESRYKEEKRVVAAKSMGPLISTEAMQRCIHCTRCVRTGEEIAGVQEVGMLNRGEHAEITTFVGKAVESELSGNMIDVCPVGALLSKPFRFNARTWELARRRSVSPHDSVGANLVIQAKMDKVLRVVPFENEEVNECWISDRDRFSYEGLYTEDRLTHPMVRGDDGQWREASWNDAMQTIVAGMNAVREKFGADQLGCIGSATSTTEELALLARLGRALGTENIDFRLRQTDARLDAALAGVPWLGMPLAELNNLDRVLVVGSFLRKDHPLMAQRLRQAVKRGAQVSFIDSAADNPLFNAIAGRLTVAPSQLPKALAEVLVALAKAKDAAVPAGLEGVQVSAQAQQIADSLASGERVAVLLGNMAVNSDQASVIAANASAIAQASGGTLGFLTAGGNTVGGYLANAVPGKGGLTAEQMLAQSLRAYLVLNVEPSLDSDLGERAVETLKSATFSVALTSYRSAAESWADVMLPVSPFTETSGTFVNAEGRVQSFKGAAAPVGDTRPAWKVLRVLGNLFQLDGFDDETSESVRDSVMAGGVESRLSNQIKLAPSAQPVVSGLERVADVPIYRSDALVRRSAPLQATPASEAPRARMSAATLAHLGLADGDLVRVRSSQGEATLPAQLDDTVAPSSVRVATAFPETAALGSAFGQLTVERA, encoded by the coding sequence ATGGTAGAACTCACCATCGATGGCATTAAAGTTGACGCCCCGGAAGGCAGCATGGTCATTCAGGCTGCCCATGATGCCGGGGTCTATGTGCCGCACTTCTGTTATCACAAAAAACTGAGTATTGCCGCCAACTGCCGCATGTGTCTGGTGGACGTGGAAAAAGCGCCCAAGCCTTTGCCGGCCTGCGCCACGCCCGTGACCAACGGCATGGTTGTGCGTACCCGCTCGGAAAAAGCCATTGCCGCCCAGAAAAGCGTCATGGAGTTTCTGTTGATCAACCACCCCCTGGATTGCCCCGTGTGCGACCAGGGCGGCGAGTGTCAGCTGCAGGATCTGGCAGTGGGCTACGGCGGTTCCGAATCGCGCTACAAAGAAGAAAAGCGCGTGGTCGCCGCCAAGTCCATGGGGCCGCTGATTTCCACCGAAGCCATGCAGCGTTGCATTCATTGCACGCGTTGCGTGCGTACCGGCGAAGAGATCGCCGGCGTGCAGGAAGTGGGCATGCTCAATCGCGGCGAACACGCCGAGATCACCACCTTTGTGGGCAAGGCCGTGGAGTCCGAACTGTCGGGCAATATGATCGACGTCTGTCCCGTGGGTGCGCTGCTCTCCAAGCCGTTTCGCTTCAATGCCCGTACCTGGGAACTGGCCCGTCGCCGCAGCGTCAGCCCGCACGACAGCGTCGGTGCCAATCTGGTCATTCAGGCCAAGATGGACAAAGTGCTGCGCGTGGTGCCCTTCGAGAACGAAGAGGTCAACGAATGCTGGATCAGCGACCGCGACCGTTTTTCCTACGAAGGTCTGTATACCGAAGACCGCCTGACCCATCCTATGGTGCGTGGCGATGACGGCCAGTGGCGTGAAGCGTCCTGGAACGATGCCATGCAGACCATCGTGGCCGGCATGAATGCCGTACGCGAGAAATTCGGTGCCGATCAGTTGGGCTGCATCGGCTCGGCCACGTCGACCACGGAAGAACTGGCCTTGCTGGCCCGCCTGGGCCGTGCTCTGGGCACTGAAAACATCGACTTCCGCCTGCGTCAGACCGATGCGCGCCTGGATGCTGCCCTGGCCGGTGTGCCATGGCTGGGTATGCCGCTGGCCGAATTGAACAATCTGGATCGTGTTCTGGTTGTCGGTTCGTTCCTGCGCAAGGATCACCCACTGATGGCCCAGCGCCTGCGTCAGGCTGTCAAGCGCGGTGCGCAAGTCTCGTTCATCGATTCGGCGGCCGACAATCCATTGTTCAACGCCATTGCGGGTCGCCTGACCGTTGCGCCTAGCCAATTGCCCAAGGCCTTGGCCGAAGTGCTGGTGGCGCTGGCCAAGGCTAAGGACGCTGCCGTCCCAGCGGGCCTGGAAGGTGTGCAGGTTTCGGCACAAGCACAGCAGATCGCCGATAGCCTGGCTTCGGGCGAGCGCGTGGCCGTATTGCTGGGCAATATGGCTGTCAATTCCGATCAGGCCAGTGTCATTGCCGCCAATGCTAGCGCGATTGCGCAGGCCAGCGGTGGCACGCTGGGCTTCTTGACTGCCGGCGGCAATACCGTAGGCGGTTATCTGGCCAATGCCGTGCCCGGCAAGGGCGGCTTGACGGCCGAACAGATGCTGGCGCAGTCCCTGCGTGCCTATCTGGTTCTGAATGTCGAGCCCTCCCTGGACAGCGATCTGGGCGAACGGGCCGTCGAAACCCTGAAGTCCGCGACCTTCTCGGTCGCCTTGACCTCTTACCGCTCGGCGGCCGAGAGCTGGGCCGACGTCATGTTGCCTGTGTCGCCATTCACGGAAACCTCCGGCACATTCGTGAACGCCGAAGGCCGCGTGCAAAGCTTCAAGGGTGCAGCAGCGCCTGTGGGCGATACGCGTCCCGCCTGGAAGGTCTTGCGTGTGCTGGGCAATCTGTTCCAGCTCGACGGCTTTGACGACGAAACCTCCGAATCGGTACGTGACTCGGTCATGGCCGGCGGCGTGGAATCGCGCCTGTCCAACCAGATCAAGCTGGCCCCTTCGGCACAGCCTGTGGTGTCCGGTCTGGAGCGGGTGGCCGATGTGCCTATTTACCGCAGCGATGCCTTGGTACGCCGTTCCGCTCCCCTGCAGGCCACGCCGGCCTCCGAGGCTCCTCGCGCGCGCATGTCCGCCGCCACGCTGGCCCATTTGGGTCTGGCCGACGGTGATCTGGTTCGCGTCCGTTCCTCGCAAGGCGAGGCTACCTTGCCAGCACAGCTGGACGATACCGTGGCACCGTCGTCGGTTCGCGTGGCCACGGCTTTTCCTGAAACCGCCGCACTGGGCAGCGCATTCGGTCAATTGACAGTGGAGCGTGCATAA
- the nuoH gene encoding NADH-quinone oxidoreductase subunit NuoH translates to MDFLSVINNFGTELLGDTAWFVVWTLLKIVAIALPIILCVAYLTYWERKMIGFMHVRLGPTRVGYRGLLQPFADVFKLLTKELIVPAKSNKTLYILAPVVTLMPALAAWAVIPFGPDMVLANINAGLLYILGITSLGVYGVIVAGWASNSKYALLGGLRAAAQVLSYELAIGFVLITVLLVSGTLNLSGIVMGQTQGYFADKGLNFLSWNWLPLLPLFVIYVISAVAETNRHPFDVVEGESEIVAGPMVEYSGMGFALFFLGEYANMILLSALASIMFLGGWTPIVEFAPFTWIPGWLWLGLKTFIVVSMFIWFRATFPRYRYDQIMRLGWKVFIPLTGVWLLVVAIWMQTPWNIWQ, encoded by the coding sequence ATGGATTTTCTCTCTGTCATCAATAACTTTGGGACCGAACTGCTGGGCGATACCGCCTGGTTCGTGGTCTGGACCCTGCTCAAAATCGTCGCTATCGCGCTGCCCATCATCCTGTGCGTTGCCTACCTGACGTACTGGGAGCGCAAGATGATCGGCTTCATGCACGTGCGGCTGGGGCCGACCCGCGTAGGTTATCGGGGCTTGTTGCAGCCCTTTGCCGACGTTTTCAAGCTGCTGACCAAAGAGCTGATCGTTCCCGCCAAGTCCAACAAGACTTTGTACATCCTGGCACCGGTCGTTACGCTGATGCCGGCGCTGGCCGCCTGGGCCGTCATTCCCTTTGGCCCGGATATGGTCCTGGCCAATATCAATGCCGGCTTGCTGTACATTCTGGGCATTACCTCTCTGGGTGTGTATGGCGTGATCGTGGCCGGTTGGGCCTCCAACTCCAAGTACGCTCTGTTGGGTGGCTTGCGTGCCGCCGCACAGGTGCTGTCTTACGAATTGGCTATCGGCTTTGTGCTGATCACCGTGCTGCTGGTCTCGGGTACCCTGAATCTGTCTGGCATCGTCATGGGCCAGACCCAGGGTTACTTTGCCGACAAAGGGCTGAACTTCCTGTCCTGGAACTGGCTGCCGCTGTTGCCGCTGTTCGTCATCTACGTCATTTCCGCCGTGGCAGAGACCAATCGCCACCCCTTTGACGTGGTGGAAGGCGAATCGGAAATCGTGGCCGGCCCTATGGTGGAATACTCAGGCATGGGTTTTGCCCTGTTCTTCCTGGGCGAGTACGCCAACATGATTTTGTTGTCTGCGCTGGCATCGATCATGTTCCTGGGCGGTTGGACTCCCATCGTCGAGTTCGCTCCCTTCACCTGGATTCCAGGCTGGCTGTGGTTGGGTCTGAAGACCTTTATCGTGGTCTCCATGTTCATCTGGTTCCGCGCAACCTTCCCACGGTATCGCTATGACCAGATCATGCGTCTGGGCTGGAAAGTATTCATCCCGCTGACGGGTGTGTGGCTGCTGGTCGTGGCGATCTGGATGCAGACGCCATGGAACATCTGGCAATAA
- the nuoI gene encoding NADH-quinone oxidoreductase subunit NuoI, whose amino-acid sequence MEAIKDFFGSLMLSEMLKGMRLTGKYFFKRKVTLRYPLEKTPTSPRFRGLHALRRYENGEERCIACKLCEAVCPAMAISIESAEREDGTRRTTRYDIDLAKCIFCGFCEESCPVDSIVETHIHEYHGEKRGDLYYTKDMLLAIGDRYEDEIARRRAADAPYR is encoded by the coding sequence ATGGAAGCAATCAAAGATTTCTTTGGCAGCCTGATGCTGTCCGAAATGCTCAAGGGCATGCGCCTGACCGGCAAGTACTTCTTCAAACGCAAGGTCACGTTGCGTTATCCGCTGGAAAAGACGCCGACTTCGCCTCGGTTCCGTGGTTTGCATGCACTGCGTCGCTACGAAAACGGCGAAGAACGCTGCATCGCCTGCAAGCTGTGCGAAGCCGTGTGCCCGGCCATGGCCATTTCCATCGAGTCCGCCGAGCGCGAGGACGGCACGCGCCGTACCACGCGCTACGACATCGATCTGGCCAAGTGCATTTTCTGTGGTTTCTGTGAAGAAAGCTGCCCGGTCGATTCGATCGTGGAAACGCATATTCACGAGTACCACGGCGAGAAGCGGGGCGACCTGTACTACACCAAGGATATGCTGCTGGCCATTGGCGATCGCTACGAGGACGAAATCGCTCGTCGTCGCGCCGCAGATGCACCTTATCGCTAA
- a CDS encoding NADH-quinone oxidoreductase subunit J has protein sequence MLFTTVLFYVLALVLVVAAFRVISASNPVTAVLHLILVFFTAAMLWMLMGAEFLSLLLVVVYVGAVMVMFLFVIMMLDVRQEAGGSKFKAYIPLGLLIGAIMVLEMGFVLTQLWLNTGPAAVMPDDYNNTQVIGELMYSQYVLAVLVGGIVLLVGMVSAIALTLRKREGVKRTVSGQQVKVRAQDRLRMVSIPSQTEKPSVSSSADAVVSGDK, from the coding sequence ATGTTATTTACTACTGTTCTGTTCTATGTGCTGGCGCTGGTGCTGGTGGTGGCCGCGTTCCGCGTCATTTCCGCCAGCAACCCGGTCACAGCCGTGCTGCACCTGATCCTGGTTTTCTTCACGGCCGCCATGCTGTGGATGCTGATGGGAGCCGAGTTCCTGTCGCTGCTGCTGGTGGTGGTGTATGTGGGTGCCGTCATGGTCATGTTCCTGTTCGTCATCATGATGTTGGATGTGCGCCAGGAAGCGGGTGGCTCCAAGTTCAAGGCCTACATTCCTCTGGGTTTGCTGATCGGGGCCATCATGGTTCTGGAAATGGGCTTTGTCCTGACCCAGTTGTGGCTCAATACCGGCCCGGCTGCCGTCATGCCGGATGACTACAACAATACCCAGGTGATCGGCGAACTGATGTACTCGCAGTACGTCCTGGCTGTTCTTGTCGGCGGCATCGTGCTGCTGGTGGGCATGGTCTCGGCCATTGCCCTGACGCTGCGCAAGCGCGAAGGCGTCAAGCGCACCGTGTCTGGCCAGCAGGTCAAGGTCCGCGCCCAGGATCGCCTGCGCATGGTCTCCATACCTTCTCAAACCGAAAAGCCGTCGGTATCCAGTTCGGCTGACGCCGTCGTTTCGGGAGACAAATGA
- the nuoK gene encoding NADH-quinone oxidoreductase subunit NuoK: MTLSLAHYLVLSAVLFTVGLFGFFLNRRNLIILLMSVELILLSANMNFVAFSTWMGDAAGQVFVFFVLTVAAAEAAIGLAILVLLFRNLNSINVDDLDQLKG, from the coding sequence ATGACGCTGTCGCTTGCGCACTATCTCGTCCTGAGCGCCGTGCTGTTCACGGTAGGCCTGTTCGGCTTTTTCCTGAATCGCCGTAACCTGATCATCTTGCTGATGTCGGTGGAATTGATTCTGCTGTCGGCCAACATGAACTTTGTCGCTTTCTCCACATGGATGGGGGATGCGGCCGGTCAGGTGTTCGTCTTCTTCGTCCTTACGGTCGCAGCGGCCGAGGCGGCGATTGGTCTCGCAATTCTCGTATTGCTGTTCCGCAATCTGAATTCGATCAATGTCGATGATCTCGACCAGCTCAAGGGTTGA